The stretch of DNA GCCGCCGCCTACCCTGAAGGTCTGCTCTGATCACCCTGGCACCCTGGTTCTGGCTGGGGCTGGAGTGGACCCTACTGAAAGCACTCAGCCCTGGCCCAGTACCGGGAACAATACCCTGAACAGGACTAATTGAGCGGAGGAGGGGTTCTGCTGATGGTTCTATTTCAGATAAGAAGTCTTTCCCTCTGTACCCTGAGCAAGCCCTACCCAGCTGCAGCACCCCGCATGTAGCCGGCTGTTTGCGAGGCTTATTTCCTTGGGCTTCCATCTCCATGGTCATGTAATCAGAGGAACATCGAGTCCGTGTCTCAGCGCTGGTCTCTGCAAATGCAGGCTCcaggagagagggcaggtgAGCGGAGAAGGGCCTGTCGCTGAACTCCATGTTGACGTACTCTCCTGGGCTAGGAGGCCTCAGGGGGAAGGGACTGTCTCGTGTCCTTGGGAGCGTACTGGCTCTGCTACTGTCCAAAGAGAGGCGTGTCGGCCGATTCAGCTTACCTCCCGCCCCCACATCGCCTGCTTCCGCTTCCTTGGACCTGACCACCAGCTGTTCACTGTCGTGTGGCCCCAGGCTGTCGCTGCTGGTGGACGTGGAGGAGTCTCCATAGGCTAGCCGGCCAGAGCTCAGCACCACCCTCAGCGGGCtcctttcctgtttcctgtgggcGTGCCTGAAGGAGCGAGGTAGTGAATAGTAGGAGTCTATGGGTTTGGGTGGCTCTTCCACCGGGTTGAAGTAGCAGTCAGGTGGAGAGCTGGTGGCGGAGCAGCTGGCCGGAGACATGTTGATGTAGTCCCCGCAAGAGCCCTTCCCCTCGCTGCTCTCAGACAATGCAGGGTTGGCCCCATTATTCCAGACTTTGGCGTAGTTTGCATTCTCTGGGGAGCAGCTCACGCTGGGTGACATCATCATATACCCACTGGAGTCCACTTGGCAGTGCGTGCGGGGGCTGAGGATCTGCTGGGGCTCTGACATACTTTTGGGGCTCATGAGCATGTAGTCATCCCTCTTGCAGGCTAAGGGAGCCACACCTGGAGACATGGGCATGTACCCGTCGTCCGCCAGCCCCGTCCCTCTGCCCTCCAGATGCTGGTCCAGGCTCTCCTCGGGGTACGAGTGCACTGGAAGGAAGGGAGAGTGCCTGTAGGATGACGCCCTGCCGCACAGGTAAGTCGGCACCATTTGCGCGTACTCCTCCATCGAGGCAGTGGAGGACTGGGAGGGGGTCTTCTGATGGCATATAGTCGGGGGCGAGGCTCCTGAGGAATGCGTTCTCTTCCTGAagctcttctccagctcctccaatCGTGGGGGCGTACAACGCGAGCTAGGGTGGCCACAGTGCCTGTTTGGCACCAGGCCGGGCTTGGCCATGCACATGTAGTTattcagctcctcctccctggCAGGGGGCGTGTGTCCCAGAGAATCAGGGGTGGCGCTGCGGAAGGGGCTCCGGAAATCACAGGGGCTGGAGCCGTACTCGTCGGAGGAGATGAAGCCGCCATCGCTGGGGGAACCGGAGGCGGAGACGCTGGAGCGGCGGGGGTACAGACAGTCAGAGGTGGAGCCGTGCCCGCtggtgctgctggaggagaggcTGATGGGACTGGTGGCGGAAGGGGAGCAGCGGGTGGACGACACAGGGATGGACCTGCTGTGGCTGAGGGGCGGGTGGAGCCGGGAGCCGCCCCGCTGCTGCGGGCAGTGCGTCCGCGCCGAGCTGGGGCTGCTCGGGCTCTCGCCCACGGAGGCCGGCCTGGACATGGTGCCCTCTCCATCGCTGGAGGCCCTCACTCTGAAAGAGTGATTCTGCTTCCCCGGGGCTGTGGGCGAGGTGGCGGTAACACTCTCCGCCCGGGACCTCCTGCCAAGCCCCACCTGGCTGGGAGGCGGGTGGTTGTGGTGGTGCCTTCTCAGCGGCACAGAAATAGGCGTGGAGCACTTGGAGGAGGACTGGCTTTTACTCCTGGGGTGAAACTCCTCGCTCATCGCCTTCATGGCCTCCAAGA from Megalops cyprinoides isolate fMegCyp1 chromosome 20, fMegCyp1.pri, whole genome shotgun sequence encodes:
- the LOC118795269 gene encoding insulin receptor substrate 1-B-like; the encoded protein is MASPAADQAFSDVRKVGYLRKPKSMHKRFFVLRIASGSGPSRLEYYENEKKWRHKSGAPKRTIPLESCFNINKRADSKNKYLVALYTKEEYFAVAADSEQEQDLWYQALVDLHNRGKLHEPARGNGIGEDSYGEATPGPAFKEVWQVSLKPKGLGQTKNLTGIYRLCLTNKTISFVKLNSDAAAVVLQLMNIRRCGHSENFFFIEVGRSSVTGPGEFWMQVDDSVVAQNMHETLLEAMKAMSEEFHPRSKSQSSSKCSTPISVPLRRHHHNHPPPSQVGLGRRSRAESVTATSPTAPGKQNHSFRVRASSDGEGTMSRPASVGESPSSPSSARTHCPQQRGGSRLHPPLSHSRSIPVSSTRCSPSATSPISLSSSSTSGHGSTSDCLYPRRSSVSASGSPSDGGFISSDEYGSSPCDFRSPFRSATPDSLGHTPPAREEELNNYMCMAKPGLVPNRHCGHPSSRCTPPRLEELEKSFRKRTHSSGASPPTICHQKTPSQSSTASMEEYAQMVPTYLCGRASSYRHSPFLPVHSYPEESLDQHLEGRGTGLADDGYMPMSPGVAPLACKRDDYMLMSPKSMSEPQQILSPRTHCQVDSSGYMMMSPSVSCSPENANYAKVWNNGANPALSESSEGKGSCGDYINMSPASCSATSSPPDCYFNPVEEPPKPIDSYYSLPRSFRHAHRKQERSPLRVVLSSGRLAYGDSSTSTSSDSLGPHDSEQLVVRSKEAEAGDVGAGGKLNRPTRLSLDSSRASTLPRTRDSPFPLRPPSPGEYVNMEFSDRPFSAHLPSLLEPAFAETSAETRTRCSSDYMTMEMEAQGNKPRKQPATCGVLQLGRACSGYRGKDFLSEIEPSAEPLLRSISPVQGIVPGTGPGLSAFSRVHSSPSQNQGARVIRADLQGRRRHSSETFRPAAEEAVTTPCTDDVKRHSAILFESARPTPGEPARCGTGAPAAGTDPTFSTNGLNYMDLNLGKILNQPEWSFLRPKASQPSSAIPLEEVSAYASVSFQKPEHTGSDPADREE